TTGTGGAAATTATGTGAgaggtgatgattggatatgcttgcatgtttatttgtagaattaaatatattgtagatgatgttccatgcttgcatgaggttaaatatgtaattattgctagtggatgatgatgtggcatgatTGCATGCTAAGCCTTAGAGTTaatgggttataactttatagaaagtatagattagATAAGTTGCAACTTTTTTCCTATAGGATGATTTATGTTTCGCATATTTTTCCGATCGTTTATTCCATGAAGTGTCTTGACTTAAAAATGCCTAGTGAAATATTGACAACATTAATTCTAGCCAGGATGTATGGGGTTAAAGTTTATGTTTTGAAATGGGCCATGATCCCAACCAAATTGTCATTTTATCTGTTTGTAGCAATATCTGCTGCAAATATACTCAACGTTATTTATGTACTTATAAAATCATGATATGACGGTTGTTTTTGTAATCCAGGTGAAATAACCAACACTTACGTGGCTTGCCACCAAATAAAGAACGAGACTATAGATAGCTCCTTCCCACCCATTTTTCGCGATGAAACCCACCATTTCCATGATACTAAGGCTGAGAAGAATTACGATGTATAATCTGATGGCAGATTGGACCAATATTATAAGAAAGAAAGGGGCATTGATATGCTTGAAGCTGATAGATGGCATGACTATCCAAACAAGAACCTGCACATAGAAAGAAAGAATTTACCAGCATAAAAAATATCACACATTTTTCTGATTACTGCTTGCTATTTCCAACTTTCAAATGAAAGAGACATACTTGTGGAACTGGTAATGCAGCTACTAGGTCAATGAAGAAGTTTCTTCTGATGTATCTATTTGCAATCTTTTTAGGATCTGTGACAAGCTCACCCTTGCCAAGCACTTTGGAACTTGGATCAACATATGCAGTGGAGAAACTTATAGCAATATGAGCTATGAAGAATATGTCAAGAAAAGACCGTAGACAAGTGAGTATAATGGCGAGATGATGGTCCATTGTCATACACAACTGGCGGTCTCTGCCCTCAACAGTTggcaggaagaagaaaagaggatCAATGAAATGAGAAGCCACACATGAGACGAGGAAGACACGCTTCCATATCAGCACAGCATTGCCTCCAGGGTCTAGCATACTCTCTTCTCGGCTTATCCAGATTCTGGAAAAATCTTTTAACTTGAGCACTATCTTGCTGCTCATTGTTTTAACTGAACCTGTGGCCAAGTTATTCTGTCTGTCTCTTGCTTCGTTCTCAATAAGATTAAGCCTGCAGAGTAAAAAATCAATCAAAACTTATACGATCTAAGTACAAAGAACTTTACTTTTTTTGTTTCCTGGAGATGGTTATAGTTACAGCAATGTTGGTCAACATATGATTCTGCAATCATTGCACTTAAAGACTGGAGGTAGTTGCCATTCACTTGAGTAACAGTAAATTAATAATGGTCATTGAGTAACTCATGTGCTGCTACATTTGTAATGACCTAATTGTTTATAATCAATCTTGTCAGTACTAAAAGGTGAGTATCAACATTTTCTAGTGATCCCTGATTAatgcagttttttttataattaaacgGTCTCGTGAAATGCTTTCGTTCCAAACTTGTATCAGTATATTGTCGAAGGTGTGTGGGGTTACTGTTTATTTTCCCCACTGTGAAACATTAGCTGTGATTATACCGTCCTAATTTACTAGCCCAATGCTGTTTCCATATAATTCAATGCAAAAACGATTCCTCATAGGTCGATCTGTCTCTTTTAGGCTCTTTTTTCTTACGCTAATATCCAACTGAGTCCCCTCTTAACTCTTGACAGTACTTTTCCTAATCTTACACTTGTACAAATGACAATTTCATCCTAGTCTCTTTGCTCTTGGAAATTCTTTAAATGATTATACATGAGACCTTGTATGTATATGATCTGTTCGATAATAACACAGAGATTCCTATATTCCTTAGAGGCACCACGAGGTGCTGAATACGTTAATCTGTGTAAAAAATATTACATATCCAACACTAAGAAGTGTAGTACCACCTCAAACATTCTTTAAAAGCGAGAGTATGATGCAGCAAATGAAGGTGAACTGTGTTAAATATATGAGATCCCTATTTACACCTAACTGAAGTATCAGACAGTGATAAAATTAATGATTTAAAAAGCCAACAAAACCTCATTAAAATTAATGTTCAAGGTGAAGAAAACAGAATTATCGGTAGGAAAATAACCACTTAATTAATGCTTGTAAATAACGAGCAAGTTCTCATTCTAGCAAAAATATCAATTTGAAAATAAGTCGCTAAGCGAGCAGCTGGTGCATGATTTAacacttcaaaaactttacactcaTTTGCGTCAAGGCTCAATTATTCGGTTTATATAGAACACACACCATCCATCCCATAGAAGACCAACCTCTAAGTTAGGTTTGAATCCCAAAAGTTGTTTTTTACGGACAGAGGAAGTAAAAGACAagtaagacaaaaaaaaaaaggagaaaagatgAAACCAACTAGTAACTAGACTTCAGGATGTACTTGAGGaattcttttgaaaataaaaattgcacTCTGTTGTTGAAAGATTCAAACTCAAGAGCAAACTGAATTTATCCCCCAAAACGTCTCATAGAACTCCTGATTCAATACTAGATCAAATTTCAGCGAAATAACTCGACATCATTTGACACATCATCAAAACAATATGTTGAACTCACCTCATGTTCTTGTCAATCCTTTCTCAAGAGCTAAGCCCTCCTCATCCACAGCCACCAATCTCGTCTCTGTGCCTTTTATCTTGCACATAAAACCGAATTTCCTAGAGAACAcactcaagaaaaattcaacATAACCTTAGCATCCCACATATCATCACTCACTCTCTAGCACGCACACAAAAAAGAGACACGGGATCGACTGCCATTATCTAGAAGCTTCTAGAACCTCTCCTCTCATCGTCATGGGAAAACAATGGAGACAAACTACCTAGGATGAGAAAGTAAACCACTCGTAGCTAGGAACactggagaagagagagagagagagctaggaCTTCCTCAGGTGACTGTTTATAAATATTCTGGGAGTATGGGACAGGTGCACACTATTCACCATTGCATAAAAGAAAATGTGAAGTCCatacttctaaaatttatattagtATTATTAATCTAAGATCAGATCAGAGGAATGGGATAGTGATTTCTTGATAGAAGAAAGACTTGGAAGAAGGTAAgcatataaaagtattttttttgtttgtttttagagATTAGAAAATGGGTGAGTCAGAGTGTCTTGATAAGATGGCACCCACTGATTTTGTTTCTTGAAGAATATAATGTAAAGCTTTTGCCGGGTAGATCTCAAGAGAGGGAGGGCGTTTGCATTGAAGCAAAGACTCCTTTTGGACTAGTTTTCTACTAGTACTGTTTGAAGAGCTTCAGCTTCATGTTAATTTTTAAAGCCACCAAGATGTTAAGCTCACATAAGCAAATGTGGCTAACATACCTTTTACTTGTCCTAGTTGCAACACATGCTATACATCTATCCTAACAGTAACCTAGTACCAAGTGAGACATATTCCTAACACTATATATGTGTTCAGATTTATTGTTCTAAGATATTGCCTCATCCAATACTAAATTCCTATATTAGGGAGATGGAGAGAAAGTCACTTTTTAAATTTCGGCCTTACTATACACAAAAGTGTTTGAGTTTGTCTTATTATTAGAACGGAATTATAACTAGTAGAGTTGTCAACAAAATTGCTTCCATATAATTATATACTTGTAATACTTCTAACAACGcagaatagaaaaagaaaatccttgCCCCGACAACACATCACAATGCACTATCGCAACTTGCACTACCTTAAATTATCCTATAGATAACTAGGCATGCTTAGCTCACTAGCTTCAGTAGTTTGTCTAGCTAAGCTCTCAGCATTGTAACAATTGTTTTCGATCCCAAGAGCAAATTAAGATAAGAGTTAGTTGGTTACGGATAAAAAGGTGAACTACGGAACTACTCCAACATGAGCTAATACATAACACAGCTTGAACATTTTTACTTTCATGAAACACGCGTATCACTACGCGGTGCACATATATGAGTGTACTAGGGGTTCTAAGGAATATCGGTTAACGGTATTATTTTTTACCTCACTAAAATCATATTGAAAACGAATTCACGCGTGTGAAAATATATGTGGACACCATATTTGAACCATTGATCCACCAGCGCATAAAACTGATGCTTTCCCAGCCCGGACAATTTATTTGTTTAGGGTGAATACATATTACATTGCATGtcatatttatttgttttgggTGAGTCCTTTAAACCAAATGACTTTGGTGAGATATGACTTGAAAGTGAGTCTATCTTATACTACACCGAAAGGGAGTTGTCCGTCCAAAACTGCATCATATACACACCGATATATATCCTcgaaaaaccagaaaaaaaaactaagtaaaaaaatgtttaaaggGCGTGAAGGTAGTGGGTGCTGTTATGTGGAGAGCTAGCCACAGTTTTCATCCATGTCTCTTTTTAAGTACCACTAGATGACACAGTTGatttttaaacatatatttgatcatttgtcttatttaaaaaatttatacaaatatataagatataaatcatatttaaaatattttaagtgataaaacaacttataacaaaataaattataattacataaaattttttaacaaGACAAATAATCGTATGACAAAAAAATTAACGGTATAATCTATTAAAGACGGAGTTACATAATCACAATGCGTACGTGCGTACGTCAGATGAGTTTGCTGGACACGGTTTGGCATACGTACCGTAGCTTTTAAATTGTCTACTTGTTAATTGCCTGTTTTGTTGCTGTGACAAGCGTGGTTGGATCCTGTGATTTCCACTCGATCGATCACACTCTTCGCACATTCACAGCTATATCGTTGatgaaatttaatttattatctCAATCTCCCGATTACAAATGTAAATATTGAGGAAGTGAGTACACGGATGCTCGATCGTGcatgaggtatatatatatatggttctgTAGCTGTACTTTAGACATGACACTCCTTATTGGTGTAGTTCAGGTTAATTTGATAGGGTCAATTGCATATTTATCACTGGATTGAACATGTATTATGAATGCGCCACAAGAAAAACTATAATTGCAAATTTGCCATCAAAAATAGTTTGAACCCAATATAACCGTTACTAAACTCACAGCTTAGACTAACATTGTTAGATGGTCGGTTTTCCTGAAAATTAGGACAAGTATGCCCCTGCCCAGGAAATTGTAAAACTAACCTCATTTTGGCatgaataaaataatatttgagGCAACAAGTAATAACATAGTCAATTACTATCATTTTGGCATGAAAACAGTAGCATACAAACTAACTCATAACAGATGGAGGTTCACATCATATGATTCATCCTAACATGCAAAAGACAAGTAGACAACTACAAACTAGTTCAACTAACAacgaaaaaaatagagaaaatgttCTAGCAGTTCAATGAGGAGCAGATGAAAACCTACGTCTAAACGCCTACTCGACAGACAGAGCTAACAAGTCACAAGCATTTCACTATAGAACAATATCTTTCCATGGTGGTCCTGCTGCTTCTGCCCGCcgtagccgccgcgccgcagccCGCTGCAGTTGACGCAGCCGCCCGCCGCAGCCACGCGCTGCAGCCTGACGTAGCCCAACGGAGCCAtatgtaacgccccgattttcgttcgggattaaaaattatttaataatccattttctagaaattaaataaaaattaaagcaattgaatcaagtgaaatattgagggaattaaaaatttcctttaaaaatcattggccggaaatattttgtaatattctctgtACCCTaatatactctctgaaatttcccgcgaatttttagagctcaagaagtaattatAACAATACAGAGTTCATTTCATCAAttagaataaaaagaaaacaaataaaatcccCTTCCTTCCTTGGGCCATTTCCGGCCCAAGCtttccccttctccttcccctccggcggcCCGCGCGCCTCTTTCCTCTCTCGGGCCggcctcccttctctctccctcggctcgCTCGGGAAGTCTATTCTGCCTCCCTCCAccggcctcccctctctcctttggccgacaggtgggacccgcggCCCCGCCTGTCAGGGCCATCCCCTACCTCGAGCCGGCGCCTCCAACTGCCATGGCCACCACTCCTCCACCGATTCCGCGCCACCCCGCCCACCATCTCCACCCCGCGTTCCCGCACCCATCGTGGGGCCGcatcgctctcctcctcctctctcctcccccactccctcCGCGGGAATCGGAGCCgaaccgccgccacctcccccacgtcgccgccctcaCTCCGGCCGGAAAATCCGCCCCTCTCGGCCGTgatccccctcccccgcgcccatAAAAAGGCACCCCGTGCTCTCCTCTCCCATTTTCCCCTttcgcccgagctcgccgcgccTTCGCTCGCCCTCCCCACGCGCGTCCGAGCTCCACCGTTCGCCGGCGCTCTCCAGCCGGCCACCAACGCTGCCCTACCCGTCGCTGCAccgagccgccaccaccatcagcTCCGCCGCTCCCAGCCG
The Oryza glaberrima chromosome 8, OglaRS2, whole genome shotgun sequence DNA segment above includes these coding regions:
- the LOC127782114 gene encoding uncharacterized protein LOC127782114, translated to MVVLLLLPAVAAAPQPAAVDAAARRSHALQPDNKKKTNKIPFLPWAISGPSFPLLLPLRRPARLFPLSGRPPFSLPRLAREVYSASLHRPPLSPLADRWDPRPRLSGPSPTSSRRLQLPWPPLLHRFRATPPTISTPRSRTHRGAASLSSSSLLPHSLRGNRSRTAATSPTSPPSLRPENPPLSAVIPLPRAHKKAPRALLSHFPLSPELAAPSLALPTRVRAPPFAGALQPATNAALPVAAPSRHHHQLRRSQPHTGLHLVSPIPHRNSHSTATPSHLRLSHFLPFLAGELNLARQRRGPLRLRRVSPHAIHRSSSFNHHRKTTPTVNPRPPSFCRLRPPTAAIPVHRKVRHCLYHVRRGPPHLGRYPSPPESHGSPFFPVQGPGGPRPSLVDRRPPLERRHRPHLRERRRYLASVRCRATCV